The Arthrobacter oryzae DNA window GCCAGGAGCTGGCGGTAAAGGTCCACGGCCCGGTCATAGCGCTTGGACACCCGAAGGACTTCAGCTTCAAAGGCGCGCAGCCGGAAGGACTCGGGATCTTTGTAGCGGGCTTCGGCCAGGAGCTCCGCGGCATCGCCGGCATGGCCTTCGGCCAGGAGGACCATGATGCGGTCTGCCGGATCGGAGGATGCCTGGAGCGCAGAGTTGCAGGCTTCTTCGTTGACGATTCCCGGCATCAGGGTGTCCGGGTTGATCTTGATGCCCGGGAACCCCGCATCCGGCCACTCGCTCGTTCCGCCCATGGCGTCCAACATCACGTCGCTCATCATCAAGAGGCAATCTCCTGGTACGCGGCGAACAGCAGGGACGTGTCCGGGACATCGAGGATTCCCGGGCGGGCAACGCCGTCGAGCACTACAAAACGCAACAGGTCCCCCCGCGACTTCTTGTCGCGCCGCATGCCGTCCAGGAGTCCCTGCCAGCGGTCCCGGCGGTACGTGATGGGCAGTCCCAGCGTTTCCAGGATCGCGCGGTGGCGGTCGGCGTCGGCATCGCTGAGGCGCCCCACGCTGCGGGCGAGTTCGGCAGCGAACATCATTCCCACGGACACGGCAGCGCCGTGCCGCCAGGAATACCGTTCCACCAGCTCGATCGCGTGGCCCAGGGTATGGCCGTAATTGAGGAATTCCCGCCGGCCTGTTTCCTTGAGGTCCTCAGACACGACGTCGGCCTTGACGGCAATGGCCCGTTCGATGAGCTCGCGCAGGACCGCTGACTGCGGATCGGTGACGGCCGTCGGGTCCTTTTCGATAAGGTCCAGGATGGCGGGGTCTGCGATGAACCCGCATTTGACGACTTCGGCCATCCCGGAAATCAGCTCGTTCTTCGGCAGGGTGTTGAGCGTATCAAGGTCCGTGAGGACGGCGGCGGGCGGGTGGAACGCGCCCACCAGGTTCTTGCCTTCGGCTGTGTTGATGCCGGTTTTGCCGCCCACTGCTGCGTCCACCATGCCGAGCAGGCTGGTGGGCATGTGGATGACCTTGACTCCCCGGAGCCAGGTTGCGGCCACGAACCCCGCGAGGTCGGTGACGGCGCCGCCGCCGACCGCCACCACGGCGTCGGACCGGGTGAAGTCGTT harbors:
- a CDS encoding tetratricopeptide repeat protein; its protein translation is MMSDVMLDAMGGTSEWPDAGFPGIKINPDTLMPGIVNEEACNSALQASSDPADRIMVLLAEGHAGDAAELLAEARYKDPESFRLRAFEAEVLRVSKRYDRAVDLYRQLLAEVQGTGLEALAHQHLGRALYAGGNTAAAVEEFAKALDLRVAGAADAALIYSSTVALQRARNVLEMAS
- the aroB gene encoding 3-dehydroquinate synthase, which produces MSSESTVIKVTGKTAADNYDVVVGRGLLERLPELLGERVKRVLVIHPRALRLTGDTVRDELASAGFTALTAEIPDAEEGKHIQVAAFCWQVLGQNDFTRSDAVVAVGGGAVTDLAGFVAATWLRGVKVIHMPTSLLGMVDAAVGGKTGINTAEGKNLVGAFHPPAAVLTDLDTLNTLPKNELISGMAEVVKCGFIADPAILDLIEKDPTAVTDPQSAVLRELIERAIAVKADVVSEDLKETGRREFLNYGHTLGHAIELVERYSWRHGAAVSVGMMFAAELARSVGRLSDADADRHRAILETLGLPITYRRDRWQGLLDGMRRDKKSRGDLLRFVVLDGVARPGILDVPDTSLLFAAYQEIAS